A single region of the Labeo rohita strain BAU-BD-2019 chromosome 3, IGBB_LRoh.1.0, whole genome shotgun sequence genome encodes:
- the wipi1 gene encoding WD repeat domain phosphoinositide-interacting protein 1 isoform X1, translating to METGEGADGPGGPGLCCASFNQDSTSLAVGTKTGYRLFSVTSVDKLDCIHESTETPDVYIVERLFSSSLVVVVSQSMPRRMNVYHFKKGTEICNYSYSNNILAVRLNRQRLVVCLEESIYIHNIKDMKLLKTLLNTPSNPSGLCALSINHSNSFLAYPGSDTIGEIIVYDANNLSTVTMIPAHDSPLAAITFSASGTKLASASERGTVIRVFSIPEGLRLFEFRRGMKRYVNISSLSFSPDAQFLCASSNTETVHIFKLEQHSPSGEEEAPSWSAYVGKMFTAASSYLPAQVSGMMSQDRAFATVRLQMAGQKNVCALATIQKLPRLLVASSDGQLFIYNIDPQDGGECTLVQQHRLFGSDKEWEETEKSELTEPPQACQSYAATVAIPTSGPVTATLTGYSEDGGAKKGEVIPEHEFAAGPVCLDDETEFPPINWCRDGSGRGKGRRP from the exons ATGGAGACCGGAGAGGGAGCCGACGGTCCTGGCGGGCCGGGGCTGTGCTGCGCCTCCTTCAACCAAGACTCCAC GTCTTTGGCTGTGGGCACCAAAACTGGATACAGGCTATTCTCTGTGACCTCGGTGGACAAACTGGACTGCATTCATGAAAGCA CAGAAACTCCAGACGTTTATATCGTGGAAAGGCTTTTCTCCAGCAGCCTGGTTGTGGTGGTGAGTCAGTCCATGCCACGTCGCATGAATGTCTACCACTTCAAAAAGGGCACGGAGATTTGCAACTACAGCTACTCGAACAACATTCTTGCAGTGCGACTAAATAGACAG AGGCTGGTTGTCTGTCTGGAGGAATCCATCTATATCCACAATATAAAAGACATGAAACTCTTGAAGACGCTTCTCAACACACCATCCAACCCATCAG GTCTCTGTGCTCTCTCCATCAACCATTCCAACTCTTTCCTAGCATATCCAGGAAGTGACACCATCGGAGAAATTATTGTCTATGATGCCAACAATCTG AGTACTGTGACCATGATTCCCGCTCATGACAGTCCACTGGCCGCCATCACCTTCAGTGCTTCCGGCACCAAACTGGCCAGTGCTTCTGAAAGG GGCACAGTGATTCGAGTCTTCTCCATTCCAGAGGGACTGCGCTTGTTTGAGTTCCGACGGGGGATGAAAAG GTATGTCAACATCAGCTCCCTTTCCTTCAGCCCGGATGCTCAGTTCCTCTGTGCCTCAAGCAATACAGAGACGGTGCACATTTTCAAGCTTGAACAGCACAGCCCAAG TGGGGAGGAGGAAGCTCCCTCTTGGTCAGCATATGTAGGTAAGATGTTCACAGCAGCCAGCAGCTACCTCCCAGCACAGGTGTCAGGCATGATGAGTCAAGACCGAGCCTTCGCCACCGTCCGGCTCCAGATGGCAGGTCAGAAGAATGTCTGTGCCCTGGCAAC aatccagaAGCTTCCACGTTTGCTTGTGGCCTCCTCTGATGGGCAGCTATTCATCTATAACATTGATCCTCAAGATGGGGGGGAATGCACTCTGGTGCAGCAGCACAG GTTGTTTGGATCAGATAAGGAGTGGGAGGAGACTGAGAAATCAGAACTTACGGAGCCACCGCAAGCATGCCAGTCCTATGCTGCCACTGTGGCCATCCCCACCTCTGGACCCGTTACAGCCACTCTCACAG GCTACTCAGAGGACGGGGGAGCTAAGAAGGGCGAGGTGATTCCCGAGCATGAGTTTGCAGCAGGCCCCGTGTGTCTGGACGATGAGACGGAATTTCCTCCC ATAAATTGGTGCCGTGACGGATCTGGGCGAGGCAAGGGGAGACGACCGTGA
- the wipi1 gene encoding WD repeat domain phosphoinositide-interacting protein 1 isoform X2, which produces METGEGADGPGGPGLCCASFNQDSTSLAVGTKTGYRLFSVTSVDKLDCIHESKTPDVYIVERLFSSSLVVVVSQSMPRRMNVYHFKKGTEICNYSYSNNILAVRLNRQRLVVCLEESIYIHNIKDMKLLKTLLNTPSNPSGLCALSINHSNSFLAYPGSDTIGEIIVYDANNLSTVTMIPAHDSPLAAITFSASGTKLASASERGTVIRVFSIPEGLRLFEFRRGMKRYVNISSLSFSPDAQFLCASSNTETVHIFKLEQHSPSGEEEAPSWSAYVGKMFTAASSYLPAQVSGMMSQDRAFATVRLQMAGQKNVCALATIQKLPRLLVASSDGQLFIYNIDPQDGGECTLVQQHRLFGSDKEWEETEKSELTEPPQACQSYAATVAIPTSGPVTATLTGYSEDGGAKKGEVIPEHEFAAGPVCLDDETEFPPINWCRDGSGRGKGRRP; this is translated from the exons ATGGAGACCGGAGAGGGAGCCGACGGTCCTGGCGGGCCGGGGCTGTGCTGCGCCTCCTTCAACCAAGACTCCAC GTCTTTGGCTGTGGGCACCAAAACTGGATACAGGCTATTCTCTGTGACCTCGGTGGACAAACTGGACTGCATTCATGAAAGCA AAACTCCAGACGTTTATATCGTGGAAAGGCTTTTCTCCAGCAGCCTGGTTGTGGTGGTGAGTCAGTCCATGCCACGTCGCATGAATGTCTACCACTTCAAAAAGGGCACGGAGATTTGCAACTACAGCTACTCGAACAACATTCTTGCAGTGCGACTAAATAGACAG AGGCTGGTTGTCTGTCTGGAGGAATCCATCTATATCCACAATATAAAAGACATGAAACTCTTGAAGACGCTTCTCAACACACCATCCAACCCATCAG GTCTCTGTGCTCTCTCCATCAACCATTCCAACTCTTTCCTAGCATATCCAGGAAGTGACACCATCGGAGAAATTATTGTCTATGATGCCAACAATCTG AGTACTGTGACCATGATTCCCGCTCATGACAGTCCACTGGCCGCCATCACCTTCAGTGCTTCCGGCACCAAACTGGCCAGTGCTTCTGAAAGG GGCACAGTGATTCGAGTCTTCTCCATTCCAGAGGGACTGCGCTTGTTTGAGTTCCGACGGGGGATGAAAAG GTATGTCAACATCAGCTCCCTTTCCTTCAGCCCGGATGCTCAGTTCCTCTGTGCCTCAAGCAATACAGAGACGGTGCACATTTTCAAGCTTGAACAGCACAGCCCAAG TGGGGAGGAGGAAGCTCCCTCTTGGTCAGCATATGTAGGTAAGATGTTCACAGCAGCCAGCAGCTACCTCCCAGCACAGGTGTCAGGCATGATGAGTCAAGACCGAGCCTTCGCCACCGTCCGGCTCCAGATGGCAGGTCAGAAGAATGTCTGTGCCCTGGCAAC aatccagaAGCTTCCACGTTTGCTTGTGGCCTCCTCTGATGGGCAGCTATTCATCTATAACATTGATCCTCAAGATGGGGGGGAATGCACTCTGGTGCAGCAGCACAG GTTGTTTGGATCAGATAAGGAGTGGGAGGAGACTGAGAAATCAGAACTTACGGAGCCACCGCAAGCATGCCAGTCCTATGCTGCCACTGTGGCCATCCCCACCTCTGGACCCGTTACAGCCACTCTCACAG GCTACTCAGAGGACGGGGGAGCTAAGAAGGGCGAGGTGATTCCCGAGCATGAGTTTGCAGCAGGCCCCGTGTGTCTGGACGATGAGACGGAATTTCCTCCC ATAAATTGGTGCCGTGACGGATCTGGGCGAGGCAAGGGGAGACGACCGTGA
- the wipi1 gene encoding WD repeat domain phosphoinositide-interacting protein 1 isoform X3 gives METGEGADGPGGPGLCCASFNQDSTSLAVGTKTGYRLFSVTSVDKLDCIHESTETPDVYIVERLFSSSLVVVVSQSMPRRMNVYHFKKGTEICNYSYSNNILAVRLNRQRLVVCLEESIYIHNIKDMKLLKTLLNTPSNPSGLCALSINHSNSFLAYPGSDTIGEIIVYDANNLSTVTMIPAHDSPLAAITFSASGTKLASASERGTVIRVFSIPEGLRLFEFRRGMKRYVNISSLSFSPDAQFLCASSNTETVHIFKLEQHSPSGEEEAPSWSAYVGKMFTAASSYLPAQVSGMMSQDRAFATVRLQMAGQKNVCALATIQKLPRLLVASSDGQLFIYNIDPQDGGECTLVQQHRLFGSDKEWEETEKSELTEPPQACQSYAATVAIPTSGPVTATLTGYSEDGGAKKGEVIPEHEFAAGPVCLDDETEFPPVSIR, from the exons ATGGAGACCGGAGAGGGAGCCGACGGTCCTGGCGGGCCGGGGCTGTGCTGCGCCTCCTTCAACCAAGACTCCAC GTCTTTGGCTGTGGGCACCAAAACTGGATACAGGCTATTCTCTGTGACCTCGGTGGACAAACTGGACTGCATTCATGAAAGCA CAGAAACTCCAGACGTTTATATCGTGGAAAGGCTTTTCTCCAGCAGCCTGGTTGTGGTGGTGAGTCAGTCCATGCCACGTCGCATGAATGTCTACCACTTCAAAAAGGGCACGGAGATTTGCAACTACAGCTACTCGAACAACATTCTTGCAGTGCGACTAAATAGACAG AGGCTGGTTGTCTGTCTGGAGGAATCCATCTATATCCACAATATAAAAGACATGAAACTCTTGAAGACGCTTCTCAACACACCATCCAACCCATCAG GTCTCTGTGCTCTCTCCATCAACCATTCCAACTCTTTCCTAGCATATCCAGGAAGTGACACCATCGGAGAAATTATTGTCTATGATGCCAACAATCTG AGTACTGTGACCATGATTCCCGCTCATGACAGTCCACTGGCCGCCATCACCTTCAGTGCTTCCGGCACCAAACTGGCCAGTGCTTCTGAAAGG GGCACAGTGATTCGAGTCTTCTCCATTCCAGAGGGACTGCGCTTGTTTGAGTTCCGACGGGGGATGAAAAG GTATGTCAACATCAGCTCCCTTTCCTTCAGCCCGGATGCTCAGTTCCTCTGTGCCTCAAGCAATACAGAGACGGTGCACATTTTCAAGCTTGAACAGCACAGCCCAAG TGGGGAGGAGGAAGCTCCCTCTTGGTCAGCATATGTAGGTAAGATGTTCACAGCAGCCAGCAGCTACCTCCCAGCACAGGTGTCAGGCATGATGAGTCAAGACCGAGCCTTCGCCACCGTCCGGCTCCAGATGGCAGGTCAGAAGAATGTCTGTGCCCTGGCAAC aatccagaAGCTTCCACGTTTGCTTGTGGCCTCCTCTGATGGGCAGCTATTCATCTATAACATTGATCCTCAAGATGGGGGGGAATGCACTCTGGTGCAGCAGCACAG GTTGTTTGGATCAGATAAGGAGTGGGAGGAGACTGAGAAATCAGAACTTACGGAGCCACCGCAAGCATGCCAGTCCTATGCTGCCACTGTGGCCATCCCCACCTCTGGACCCGTTACAGCCACTCTCACAG GCTACTCAGAGGACGGGGGAGCTAAGAAGGGCGAGGTGATTCCCGAGCATGAGTTTGCAGCAGGCCCCGTGTGTCTGGACGATGAGACGGAATTTCCTCCCGTGAGCATTCGCTAA
- the zgc:86896 gene encoding actin-related protein 2/3 complex subunit 1A-A: MSLYSFGLEPLSCHAWNKDRTQIAVSPNSNDVHIYQKKGKEWTKIHELTEHSGRITGIDWAPESNRIVTCAADRNAYVWTLKDGVWKPTLVLVRINRAATCVKWSPLENKFALGSGAKLISVCYFEKENDWWLSKHIKKPINSTVLSLDWHPNNVLLAAGSADLHCRIFSAYIKDIEDKPGPTPWGSKMPFGEVLLEYKECGGWVHSVGFSPSGDALAWVSHNSAISVADAAKGKEVTQLTTGHLPLLSVLYVSETEIVAAGHDCCPYQFSYKGPGSLEFVKKVDIPKQSSKGNMSAMQHFRNLDKKATTEEEETGLGSLHQNSITQLCILEGPKAKVEKFSSVGLDGAMVVWDFKH; this comes from the exons ATGTCCCTCTATAGCTTTGGATTGGAGCCCCTGTCCTGTCACGCCTGGAACAAAGACCGGACAC aaatcGCAGTTAGCCCCAACAGCAATGATGTGCACATTTAccaaaagaaaggaaaggaatGGACGAAGATTCATGAACTGACAGAACACAGTGGGCGAATCACAG GGATTGATTGGGCCCCAGAGTCCAACCGTATAGTGACGTGTGCCGCAGATAGGAATGCCTATGTATGGACGCTTAAGGATGGGGTTTGGAAGCCGACGCTGGTGCTGGTCCGCATTAATCGAGCTGCCACATGTGTCAAGTGGTCTCCTCTGGAGAACAAGTTTGCTCTTGGAAGTGGGGctaaacttatttcagtgtgctactttgaaaaagaaaatgactg GTGGCTGAGTAAGCATATCAAGAAACCCATTAACTCCACTGTTCTGAGTCTAGACTGGCATCCCAATAACGTACTGCTGGCAGCCGGCTCCGCTGACCTCCACTGCAG AATTTTTTCTGCATATATCAAGGACATTGAGGACAAGCCTGGACCAACACCCTGGGGATCCAAAATGCCCTTTGGAGAGGTGCTTCTGGAGTATAAAGAGTGTGGTGGCTGGGTGCACAGTGTCGGTTTCTCTCCATCTGGTGATGCTCTGGCCTGGGTTAGCCATAACAGTGCCATCAGTGTAGCAGATGCTGCAAAGGGAAAAGA GGTTACTCAGCTGACAACAGGACATCTTCCATTGCTGAGCGTGCTGTATGTCAGTGAGACTGAGATTGTAGCTGCG GGGCACGACTGTTGCCCATATCAGTTCTCATACAAGGGTCCTGGAAGCTTGGAGTTTGTGAAAAAAGTGGACATTCCCAAGCAGAGCTCCAAGGGCAACATGTCTGCCATGCAGCATTTCCGCAATCTGGACAAAAAAGCGACTACTGAGGAGGAAGAAACTGGGTTGGGCAGTCTGCACCAGAACAGCATCAC TCAGCTATGCATTCTGGAAGGGCCGAAAGCCAAGGTGGAGAAATTCAGCAGTGTGGGCTTAGATGGTGCCATGGTTGTCTGGGATTTCAAG CACTGA